The genomic interval GCCAGCCTCAAATGGTGTGATTTTACGTTCTTCACCATCAATGATTTGTGGTTTAGCCCATCTTATAAAGTGAAAGATTTGATTTGCCAGGCGAGAATGACTTTTCTTAACATCGACGGTAATAAATTGTCGATCCAGTCCAAAAACGCCAATACAAAGGTTTCCTTGTTCGTCGGCCCAATCTGTAGGCTTTTTTACTTTACCTGCAATTGGTTCATCTGGATTTGCAGTATAGTAAGCCCAATCCAGATCAGGGTTAAAGCCAATCTGGGTTAACCTATTTTGAGCATAGATCATACAAACGACGCGACTACTTGTTCTGGTTTTATACCAATAATGCGACATATTTTAACTACGTCTGTCATTAATGGAGAAGTGTCATTATTTAATAGATGTGTCCACTTGGTTAATGAGATACCTTCACTTTCGAGGACTTTCTTTTGATATGGATTCAGAAGTTTTCCTGAAACTAGCCAGGATTCGCCAGGAGTACCGGCAACGATTGGTTTAACGAGTTCAAGCAACATATGGTTATAAATTGTAATGCAAATGTATAAAAAAAGAAACATAACTATAAGAAAATAGTAATTATATTTTAACAAATAAGCTATTTTAAGGATTTAACTTTGTCAAAAATTACAAAAAATGAAACTTAATACCAAAACAGTAGAGTTTGACGGCTTACATATAGGGCAAATAGTAAGAAAAGCTATAGAAACTCGGCATATGGATTTTGCCAGAGTAGCAGAAAAAATGAATGTTACACCCACTGGTATGCATCACCGCATGAAAAACCCTACATTTTCAGATATATATGATATCATAAGAGTTTCTCAAGTTCTAGAAGTCGATGTTTTTACATTGATATTCAATGAATTAAACAAAAGAATGCCAAAGCTTTTTTCACTTAATGACCATGAATTTAATAATACTAAAATCAAATCTTTAACAGAAATGGTTGAAAAATTAATGCATGAGAACAAAAGCCTATATGATATTATAGCTGTTTATAAGAATTCAGCGCTAAAAGAAATGTAATTAGTAAAATTGGACTCCTTGTTTAATTACTCTATTGGTAATCAATTATTACAAAATATGTAATAATTACTTACTATAAATTATGGGAAAAACTTATACAAAAAATAAATGAAGTAATTGGGTTTTTAATTTCTGGCCATCTGAATTTCCTTGATAAAATCATTGTAACCAACACCCATTGTCTGTATGTTGCTGTTTACCATTCGGCTGTTTATGTATTTAAAATGACTTTGAAATGTAATTGGTCTTTTCAAAGTTTTATCCGGGTAGTTCCAACATTCGTGGCCACCGTTATATCTAATGAAAACTAATCCATCATTGCGATATCTAGAAAAAAGCATAATTATAATTAGTACGTTTTACTTTTTCTTCTTTCAATATACAATAGCGTAAATATTTTTGAATCCTCTGAGATCAAGAAAAATACCCTCCAATTACCGAACTTGTATCTGTAGGTTTTATCTTTCAATTTACCAGACTGAATAAATTCAATGTCGCAATTATGTGTATTCGGATTCTCTAACTTTTTCAGATACTCTTCAATGCTATCATGATATTGCTTATCGACATTTTTACTGAGCGACTTAGTAAAGTATGCAGTCTTGCCGACTTCGATTGGCTCCGGAAAACTCAAGGGGATATTAGCTTAGATTTTATGACTTTACTTCTGCAATGGCTTCATTCAATTCATCAATCAAAGAATTGTCTAAAATAATATCCACCATCTCAAGAACTAATCTGGATTTATTATGAAGCTTTTCAATCAGTTTTTTTAATTTTTGGGGAACATGTGCGGATTCATTTGCAAATTCATGTAAGTTGGCAAAACGTTCATTTAAATTTTCCAGTTTGGGATAGATTGATTTAAGTTCATCATCAGATAATACAGGAATGGAATTATTGATATCTTCTAAATACGCCAAAGCGTTTTGGTATGCTCTTGAAAGTTTAAAATTTAAAAATGGCATTAAAAGAAAGGATAATGGAAAAGTATCTAAAATGATAAATGCCAAATTGATTGTCTTATTGCTTTTTTGAACCGATGACAATAAATCGCTTTGGTGATCCTGCTGAACGGAAACTGAATTCATTTTTTGACTATTTGACTGAATTACAAAGATAAAACAAATAATATTGGTTAGTTAATAAGGTAATAAACTAAAATTAAGCGATTATTTAACGATTTTCCAAAATGAGCACCAAAAAATGGTTTTTACTTCATTAGGAAGTACAAATCAAATCCTTATGAGTAAAAATAATCCATTATTTACCGAAGTTTTAACGGTAATTATACAAGATATCTGCATATAAGCTTCATTCATCCCTTATTATCTTACTTTGATCCAGACATCAAAATTATATCACAAGAAATTTAACATGTATTTATTTCGTGCCAGAATTCATCCAGCAGCATCTTTTAGTACATCGAAAATTGACTTAAAAGAATCGAATGAACTCAACAAATAAATTAGGGAACATATTTATAAATGTCTCTAACTTTAATAATTTTATATAAAACTTCCATATTACAATTACTACCTGGATCACTACTTACAGAAATGCGTAGTCTTTGATTATATTTATTTTTAAACTCGCTGTAAGGAATAATAACATCAAAACCTTGATTTAAGCTATAACCACCAATTGGATCCCAATCTCCTAATAAACCATTAATTGAAAATCCATCAGAATTATTATCATCATACAATATTTTTTTTGAATTATCGATCCTAATTTCTGGGTACCCTTCATTGTTAGCATTTGATTCATTACCAGTAAAATATAGACGATGATCTTTAATGTTTAAGATTTGTCCGTTACCAATATCATCTAATTTACCCTGATCGGAATCATTGCGTATCCAAGCATTGTCTCCATCTACATTAATTTCTCCAAAAACATCTGCAAGATGATCATCAGTTATTCCCCAATCACAATCATTTAGAACTTTTATACCCTCGATTTTTACATAAGCTTCATCACCAATATCTACCGCACTATTTGGCAATGGTGTGCATTCCTTTAAATTGTACTTAGTAGTTTCTACAAACTTCGCATTTGTTCCATTTACTAAATTTGAGAATTGGTAAAATATAGGTTGTAAAGTAAGAATATCAGTTTCTCGATTAAAGTAATCAAGAATTTTTCCAGACCTTAATACTTCAACAACATCATCCAATCGACCTCCTAACCCTGTAGCATTTATACTTGAATTTTTTAAAAGTGCAGCATATTTATAGTCAGAACTCCCACTAAAACCCATATACGATGCTGAAACTGCAGCAATAATGCTATCAGCAGAAGTATTTGATACAACATTAAAAATAAGTATTCTGCCGTAACTAATATTAGAAATATAAACGGGCAAATTTGTATTACTTATAGTTCCTGAATTGAGTTGATCATTTAAGTCTAACATGGTAAACTCATGACTGAACCATCTTGCTGGTGATGCCGGTGGAACAATAAAAACAGAAAATGCCCTTTGAACGATATAAAAAGTGGCTGAGTTCTGAGT from Saprospiraceae bacterium carries:
- a CDS encoding thiol-activated cytolysin family protein — encoded protein: MKFSILIHLLSFILFSNFVSSQPLNGLKKLTVVWKKPVISVKDLKDYNDWKAKQDSLYPNTDNSVKINNYFWKLPSWISTHDLTEKKVTLSSTSSLDTLNNQNTKSGQLKLNCTTTALDVRKSPDKIVTMNPDVGKLWPGALLQGNGIEGGLGSLAEVPIRKRAPLMIALDIPSQTIAKYIENPDGTSVKIAIAELLLDAKNKNIPYANNIYFYGAKTEKLEESLFNLGFSINYMGAEAKGNLSIAKSSTQNSATFYIVQRAFSVFIVPPASPARWFSHEFTMLDLNDQLNSGTISNTNLPVYISNISYGRILIFNVVSNTSADSIIAAVSASYMGFSGSSDYKYAALLKNSSINATGLGGRLDDVVEVLRSGKILDYFNRETDILTLQPIFYQFSNLVNGTNAKFVETTKYNLKECTPLPNSAVDIGDEAYVKIEGIKVLNDCDWGITDDHLADVFGEINVDGDNAWIRNDSDQGKLDDIGNGQILNIKDHRLYFTGNESNANNEGYPEIRIDNSKKILYDDNNSDGFSINGLLGDWDPIGGYSLNQGFDVIIPYSEFKNKYNQRLRISVSSDPGSNCNMEVLYKIIKVRDIYKYVP